Part of the Benincasa hispida cultivar B227 chromosome 11, ASM972705v1, whole genome shotgun sequence genome, TAGATTACCAAAGACACAAACAGGGTATCATGCAGTAATGGTGGTAATGGATCACTCCAGCAAAATTGCTCACTTCCTTATTTGCAAAAAGACAAATGATGCAATCTACATAGCTAATCTCTTCTTTAGAGAGATTCTTTGACTTCATGGAGTGCCTGAATTTATTGTATTAGACAAAGACGTGAAATTCCTTAATCATTTTTAGCATACCCTATGGAAGAAGTTTGATACTACGTTGAAATTTAGTACTACTACACACCCTCAAACTGATGATCAAACAAAAGTTACCAACCAAacattgaaaaatattatatgtTGTCAATGGCTCAAGACCAAAAAAATAGGATTTGTCCCTTGCTCAAGCAGAATTTGCCTTTAACAACATGAAGAACAGATCAACGGAAAGTTGCCTCTTTGAAGTCATACACACCAAAACTCCTAGACTTACTTTTGATCTTGCCAACTTGCCCTCTTCTGTGGATATTAGCATTGAAGTCGAGCACATGGCTGAGAGAATTGAAGAACTACATAAAAAAAGTCCATTATCACTGGAAAAAAAACCACCTTGTCGTATAAGGAAGCTAAGGATAAGTCTAAAAGAGAAGTTAATTTTGAAGGCAATTTTGTGAGATCCCACTTACGCAAAGCTCGTTTCCCTACAAAAATCTACAACAAGTTGAAAGATAGGCAGCTTGGACATTCAAAGTATTGGAGAAGTACCACATTGAGTTACCAACAGATTTGTTCTAATTTTCAACATAGTTGATTTGAAGCCATATCTTGGTCCAGATTATTTCCATTTGGCCTTGTAATCTCCTTGGGGATGAGTCGAATTTTATTGTAACAACTTTTCccttataagttataaataatgACTTCCTCTCTCATTTTGAAAAGAgaatcattttgattttttttatttaaaaaaaaaaaatgggactTTTGGCATTACATGACTTTTTATCTTATAAATtcttagtttttatatttactGGACCAATGacatttgactttttttaaatAGATCTACTTTATAGATAATAAAAATCTAGAATGTTATCAcacacaaaattcaattttgtccaataaattaataaatttaatctttcaaaCATGTCGTTAATATACACTAAATTCATAGGCCTATTAGAACTAAAAGTTCAAGAGCTAAATTCGTAATTTCCTTGAATTAAATTAAGTAAGAACTAGTGAATCAAATATAATCAAACCCAAGTAATGAACCATCTTAAATACATTTCTTTTAAAAGATAATACTATTACATTACAAAtgcacattaaaagaaaaataaggaattTAAATCTACCAAACTCTACCACCTagggagaaagaaaaaaggagCAATATATTTGTTCAAATGCTCAGGCTAAAATACGGTTACCTTTGTGATCACTCGTCAAGAGCCAATCACATCCCTACATCACACCTAGCGCATAATTTACAATTCTGGCATTGCTCAAAATATGGGCCCTTCACAAGATCACAGGCCCAATTTAACAAGTGGGCCAGAATATCTTCAAGATGTAAATCAACTTTCTGGCCCCAATTGCATCTCCCATGGTCTAAAAATAATACCACAACATAGCCACTACCAATCATCATAAATATAGACTGGAGGGGCAAACAATTGGTGTAAATAATGGGGGATTTGAGAAGTGAGAACTACACATTAAAAGTTACAGAAGGTGGGAGTGGATGAACAAAATGACACTCATTAACATTGCTAATGCTTCCATAGTTAGTGATTGAATGAGCTTATCTCGGGTCGAGCCGCTCACGCTCAACTGCCCTGCATTGACAAACTCGTTCTTCCCAGATGTGACTGACACATTTACAGCTTGAGAACCTGGAAATGAAGTTTGTTTTCACAAAATGAAACTCCATTAAAGTAGTTCAATGGGGTTGTACAGATTTATTATACACACTGACTTGTATGTTCAACTTACAATCATAGTTTGCCCACCCAATTCGCTGGCGAGCCAGATCATATACAAATATCTTATCTTTCATAACAAGATCTGCAAGACGAAGGCACGTCAAATGAGGCTCAATGATTAAGCACACATACTGCATGCACATTGATTCGAGGTGTTATGTACTAATGAACTGTAAAATCCTACATAATAGCAGGTGCAATATGGTTTTTACAAGTTGGAGCATTTGGTTACCCAAGATGTGGCAGATATTCACATTCAAAAAAAGAAGTCAAGTTCAGGGACTAACCTCCTAAAATCGTTACTCCTTCCTGAACTTTCTGAAAACCAATACACCACAATGCAGCACCATCCTGCAAGGATAGACCAATATCAAATATTCCTACATGATCCATGTTAAATCACGGATCTACCTAAAAACTTAAGCAAATGGATTAGGGTAAATTCTTGAAAATTTGTCAAAGGCCCAACAAATGaaattcaatattaattggGGATGAAATAACTTTACAAGGTTCGAACTCGAGACCTCCTATTCTCTAAATCATCAATCAACTCAAAAGTTTAAGCTAATGGGttatggtaaatttaatattatatcaacacTTTAACAGTCGGTACATAATTGAAGGAACGAATCTCAAACAACTTACATAAAAGCCAAGATGCATAAGATATTCTTCAGGTTTTAACACCATAGATGCACTGCCCGCGAAGTTTAAGCTAACCAGAGGAAATATCTCGCCTACACTGGACATAGAAGGAATTTTGCCCCATTCAATTCCTGGGTTAGTTGAAGATCAAATTACACCCCTTCTGATATAGTTAGAAGTAGAGACAAACCTGGTGGATACTAGATAACACTGGTTGCCCTTTGAAATAGTAGGAGTTACGGATTGGGAAACAGCAGCAGTTATCTAAACAAgtcaaaagaaaaacacatgCTGATTAGTTGCATGTATATGACAATTAGAATTTTCGTTACACCTTATCATTACAAAAGTTCTTTCATTGTGACCTTTAACCTTTAAAATGGGTATAAAAACAATTCTTTTGAAATCTTTTTCCCTCAAAATGAGTGAAGGAATTTGACATGGCAGCAGAGTTTGAACTCGGGGAGAAAACTTACAGCGTTGACAAATGGAGTATAAGCTTCTTCGACAAGGTAAGCCAATGTTGTTCCAGAGTCTACAATAGTACCTCGATTGATTGATGTTGCAAACACAGATGGATCAATCGGCAGTGTCTGCCCATTGACAGCTATGCTTTCTAGATATAAGTTATAGTGAGGCCTGATATTTGAAACACAGTTAAACTTTCAACAGAAGTACTACATTTGTCTATTAACAGAAGCACAAATGTGAAATAAAAGCCTGAAACAGGTGAACCGTGCAGTTGGATGCCAACACAAATTCATAACTTTGAAAGGAAAGGTCATAGCcagtataaaataaaagtttaaatttactACTTCCTAGATTCAAAGTAAGGATGGGATCATCTCTCAATTATACGAAGGAAAGACGTTGGAAGGGAGATGCTTCCAAAACAAAACAACCATCAAAGCACAAACATTTATGACAAAGGAAATTCTATAAGTAGCTCAAGggttccaaaaagaaaaaacagtaATGAAGCACAttcgttaaaaaaaatgaattcaatAGATAAAAATTAGTCGCAACTTTTTTACTCAGGTTTTTTCAGTTGTAAACTATCAATTTTTAGGCTTCTGAGATATCAAATTCTTACTGAATATAATTTGAATGCCTCTAACATTGACAAACTATTCTATGAAGAGATGATcctatttttacatttttactttggcatattaaattaacaaagctatagaaaaagaaattatgaaGGTGGACATACTGAGAGGGCACAAGTGGACTATACACAATGCCTGGCTCCAAAACCTCACCAAGAACCAATATACCACCACCATTTCCTTCTCCCTTTAAACAATGGGAAAATACTTTGGGGGTTATCCCTCGAGCTGACAACTGTGATATGACAGACAAACCCCCAGGGCCAAATCCAAAAATGCCATCTATTGCATGGTCTGATTTTGTCAAGTCTCCTGACTGATAGGTGCTACAACTGCATTTAtagattcatatgatgctttCAGCATTTTCCCAAAAGTGTAAAAATAGATTCATATCTGCACTGAGCTAGAAGGAAATATATTGAGACCATCCCGGAGGATATGTTATATTTGGTATCAAAACATAAGTGTGGTTTGTGGTGTGATGAGATCATGAGACAAACATTAAACTCATATTCTTCTTCATGTGCAGAGACTTAACAACGGTCATAATACGACAATTAGCATGAccatgacaaaaaaaaaaaaaaaaagaaaaaaaaaagaaatttgttaaAAGTAGATTCTGTTGGAAAGTCCATCCAACTAGAAATATTTTACATGgtaaaatagttattttatcCTGATGGAGTCCATTTGAATTAAGCGAGTTTAGTTAGGCAGTTCAAAAAGTAAAAATTGTGCTCACCCAACTCACCCAAAAACAACAGTAGTTGAAGAGTTGGCAATCATAGAATGTCCCATGACCATGTCAAAGTACATGGACTCGGATACATAATAACCTGACGTTCCACTTCCATCACCATACTGAAAGGTGTAACTGCATTGATTACTCTGAGTTAAACACTGTGTTGCAGTTGTTTGGAATGCAGAATTGCATATTGGGTCAGAACAGGAGATAAGTGAAGAACTTGATGAACTCGAAGCATCAAAGAAATTTAGTTGAATCTGCACAGGGTAAACTAAAATAAGGACTTTAACATGGGGGCCATGGGACAATTTGAAACTAGCAAAAGAAGATATAAAAAGAATGACTCTTACGCCAAGTCCACTTGATCTGGGGCAGCCATTGCAGGAATTGCAGTTGACCCACAATATATCGCTTCCAGTGTCGATCTGCACCGTAAATTCCATTGGGGGAGTGCCTAATTTGACTTTGGTAAAGTAAAGCCTGAACAAGCCAttaacaacaaaataaaaagttCACTCAGTGCATGGatgggagtgattttgaaatgtttaaaatcactccaaaaatACCCTTGATCACTTAAAATCAAttccatgtttaattttatacttttaaacgCACTGTAGCATCcacatgaaatatttaaatagaaTAAGAACAAGAAGAACCAAATAAAGAATTAAAGTAGCATTTATTATGACTTCCCTGTTAGACCAACAGAAGCAAAAGCAAAAGGAGAATATAAAGCTTTTTTTTCCAGTTTCAAGTCAATAATATCAATTCTTCCATCATTCCTTCGTTTTCTTTGGCCTAATTCCATACCTCCCTTCTCTTTCTCGCTCACTCACTCCTGAACGACCTACCAGCCGCTAAACAGAGTATCACAGGAACGAAAACATCACAAAACACAGAAATCTATTATAATCCAAGAAAAGCACAACAATCCTAGAGAAGACAATTTACGAACACACCCACCTgctaaaaacaacaaaaatttaaagaaaattgagaTAAAGAGCAAACAGTACCCGACGAGCAATGGATCGGAAGAACCTTCGACTGAGAAGTCGACAACACCTTGCAAGATTCTGGCATGCCTGACTCGGTCCCGAGCTCTGAGGGTTTCGAGTTGGACAGGGGGAGAAGAAGGGAAGGCCCTGTGCAGAGAGAGAAGTGGGACGGGGAAGCCGCAGTAAACCACCGTCGCCGGCAGAACAACGGATGCTGCTACGGCCAAGATCAAGGACGAGAAGACCCGCATTTCGGTGAAATTTTGTGGGGTTTTGAATTCTCAAATGGGAAGATTTATGAGCAAAGATCAAGTTATGGGTTTGATTATTCTACACATTGCAGTGGAGTTGGGAGaaaatttttggttttgaatTAACAAATAAAGTTCGGTTTATAAAGCTTAAGCTTTTAAACCGCCATGGATCTGCTCCAGCATGTACAATCCACAGGCACTCGAAAATGAATGTGAAAAGTCGAAACTACCCCTTTCTTTTGTCTAttgatataaatttatattatatgctttaaatttcattttggtTGTACTTGTAGCTGTAGCTGATTATTTAACTTTCTAAAGGTCAAATTTGGGTCTttcccaaaagaaaatgtcaaatttaggcattaaactttatatgatTCTTCTGTTGTTCTCCATGAACATaaactattaaaatatttatgttgGTCTCTCGactttaaaattaaagatattataattcttttatttgtttcttttttaacaacttttttttagtataataaatttaaaaggtgAGAATTTGACCTTTGATCTCGAATAAAAGATATATgttaattatcaataaaatatgtatatttaagttggttcttttaataaattgataatataactttaaatgtgtatatattaacGTATTCACGTGAGTATGTATCTATTGTTTTTGTTTACTCAAAAGGTTATAAATGTTAAAcccttaattatttatttgaaaaaggatgaaaattatggttatatatatatatatatatatgtgtgttgtTTTTTAACTTGGGCTAAACTtagtaattttcaaaataaacaggGAGTTAAATGGAGACCTTGAATCTTTGAAATGGTAGATCTAATTAGAATTTGACAGTAAAAAGCGTGTAGTTTTAgtgtaaaaaaaatcaaaacaaataaaaaatttaaaataccattttggttcatatactttcaaatttatttaactTTAGTCGCTATACttttaaatgtttgattttagTTCAAGTATTTTCAAAATCTTATATTTagtctaattttttaatttgactaaataacaataataatttatatgcATGACAATGTAATATGAGAACgtgatttcaaaatttatggtGAAAATATAATATGGAAACGtgaaaataacaaaatactTTTCAAAAGAAGTTAACAATAATAGGCCATTGACTactttaagatttattgaaagtataaaaactaaaattatacgTTTAgaagtataaggattaaaatcaaatatattgcAAAGTATATGGACTAGAAGCTATATCTTAacctaaaaaaaatcattttggttacctttctattttaatttatttacttttaattgtctaattttagtctccatactcaaaaaaattttaatttagtccttttaaattatattttctttaatcaattgaacaataataataaactttaatgAAGCAAAAAACACTACGTgagatattttcaaattttataagaaaTACTAGTgactactattattattattattattattattattatattgagGAAATCAACCCAAAACTAACGAagtaaactaattttaaactttattgaAAGTACTAAAATTAGAATTAGACCATTGAAAGTATGAAACTGAGATGGAGCGGAATCTAGAGTGCATTACTCGAATGATTCTTTTTCTCATGAATATTTCTAAGAGTTTTTTACTTCATTACTTCAATTTGATCTCAAATAGTTCTAAATGTTTCAATTTAACTtcgatttaattttaattttaaaatttttaatttaatcttagaaatcttttctaaatatttttaagtacatTTCTCGACATTTTTagctataataataataataataatctagtACAtctattaaattttagtttgtcGTATCGAActataatttaactaaaatcaTGAATATATCCTTGAAACTTAGGGATTAAATTCATATCTTCACCTTTTTTTTaagttacaatgtaaatataagATTAGAATTTGGTTCTACAACTTCTTAACAAGTATTTTTACTAGATATCATGttcaaacaaataaattatatctaacttGCATTCATTTTGATAATGCCTACAAATTTGTGGTATTGAAGTGAGATTTAATGTAGGACACTAAGttgcaaataataaatatttttaatataaaactgATTAATTAGTCATCATTTTTTGACGATATGTTTTTAACCTAAATAATTAAcgtattttttaattattttttagttcaatagaTATGTAGTATTTGGATTAATTAAGCCTTCactcttatattataaattatgcTTATATCGTATGATCGGCAtaccttaaaattttgaaattataccTTTTGACAGAGGAGATTTAAAATCAtgcattatatatttattacgAAATCATGTGTTTGTCCTTAAAATCTTCATTTCCATTTTACTTTTGTCCCCAACTTACTAAGGTTACATTTTGTTCCACAAATTTTTCATTAATCATTtaacttataaaaatattaaacttttatttctaaaaaataaaaaagtttaaatttgttTTCGAACCCAACCTTTACCCTATTATTTATGGTTTTAAAATTCATATTCATACGGACAAATTCGTCCGagtaaatgaaagaaaaaaatatgtcGATATCATATTTCTATTAAatagtttcttattttttttcttttttttagttcaacagtTTTTatttagagggaaaaaaaaacaacatagaaaatgattttgaactttcatattcggaaaccaaaataaaattcagGTTAAAGTGGTCATGTACTTTGGAGTTAGTTCAATTTTGATCCCAAAtacttttaaatgtctaattttaatttatgtatttttaataagtcttaaatttagtccatcaaaattaattttaattcattttagttaatgataataataattttcatataataaaatacaatatgtgaatatatttttagtgaaaatattaatagataataaaaaaaaacaaaaatcaaccGTAAATTAGCAATAGggatttaattttagattagttaaaagataattattttaaatgataaaactgtttgaaataaatatatcaaaatgtTACTGTCTAATGATGATAAATATCGATAGATGCTGATAAATGgagtaaaatagtattttaacccaaaatgtaagttaaaataaaaataactattCTAATATGAACGGTCCAACCAATCCAATATTGGTCTATTTTATATTAGCTCAATTATTGGAGGTGTCTATTTTAATTTACTTTGTTATAAAGTACGAATGAAGTAATTTAATCACTTTCCCCAACTTATGAAAATATCCAAACTTTTATTTGTCTTCTTGCTCTTGTTTCCGACAATgtggatttttcttttctttttctttttttttcatcttaaaaAATCGTTTTAGTTGCATATATTAAATAAACCATAAATTTTTAGATTTGTGTATACTTAGATACGAGTTTTAttaagttttatattaaatagttcttaaacttttaaaaaagcctatatcatatcatatttttGTTAGTCAATTATTGAATCAGAatctaattataaatttatacaaattttattGAACAATATTAGCACTTAAATAACCAAAAAGGAAGTTACAGAAAAACGAACTTACAACAAtactcaattaataaaagaataaaatattaattccaTATATTTTTCCTAATATCAACTCATGGTCAAACAAGTATATAGACCATTTAAACGTGTTTTTCAAATCtcgaaaatttaaaatatatttttttgaaatttcgaGAACTAAAATAGATACCTACATCAAACTTTATagatcaaaagttattttgcccttgattttaatttctttgagcacttccctttttaatttaaacaaaaatggcTCCATAACATtgagataataataataataaaaaaaaaaaaatcgcaaAATGGATCTGGCAAAGCAAAAGCTACATACATTCATGTGTCCTAAGTGGGGAACAAACATCTTTCTAACCTTCCCTTCCAGGTTAACTAATaataaagttaaattataaatttagttttatttttttttttttcctttttaggaCCGTTTGTTTGCATCTTAGATTCCTATGGAGTTGACATCTGATTTATCGTGTTTGTTTTGCGATATTGTGAGATGTCCTAACATCTGAAGATTCCCGAACGTCCTAAAATGTCCGGATGGAGGGTATCGGGAGAATTTTGTATGCTCTTCTAAAATATAGGGTTTCTAGATTCTCGAGATGAGAGCATcatcattttacttttttgtcattcctttttattttattttacatatatataataatctaataaatATCGTCAACcatgtatatcatatatttttagttatattataattcttattttttaatcaatatattcaaatttaaatttaaattaatatttattttataaaaaatcttaaattatgatatattattttgttgagaaaaataacatataaaaataatataaattatattaatttaaaaagaaatttaaattgataaaaacaaacatgttatataagttcaaattatatcaaattaattataaagtaaTAGATAGTCGTAAAGACATTCTTAGaactttatgtaaatttaagatattCCTAAGTAGGAATCCAATGAAACAAAcacaattatttaaatatttctagaTCGATGTTTTTGTGTTGACCTGTTGCTTGGTATGAGTAAACATtgcgttgagagcaaaatccatgcgttgatcatagaacttcaaagaggacgcattagacagtgaagtctggaaaacaacaccaacttgggacgaggagttctcccaatatactcgtgtgtttggagtgatttcaaagccacctgaaagctctgaaagtctagttttcagggtagggctgccggagaaaAAGCTCTAAAGGAttgggctggaaactgagaagaagacagaagggtcaggctgtcgaatAAGCttaggccagtcttgaagattttgagattctgACCAAACCACAAGGAGTTCTGAGCTcagattttagggtaagcttcctgagacattttagaatatatttGTAGAATTAAGTATCTAAATAAAGCttaaaactatgagtaatctgagttacaatttgaatctggattctaagggtgaaaaagggagcccgaggtaaacaaggaacttctagagtgaaaagttcctaagcgatcgaggtgagtgactaaaaatttgactaaaatgtttgacaaaatatttacaatgttttaaagaaagcatgttttaaagaagattattctcatgccagctagttttacaaagtaatttctaagcaaaccatgagttatgttttaaacgcatgcatgtgtgggaagtttgttgaaaagctatttatatgtgttaaatatacccagcatgcgttagtatttttaaagccatgtttttatatgtgttatactttacatgctttaaagagaaaatcatttatgactagttttacttaaaatgcaataccgaaggacatttgagaaggtatctgcccaactagataccgaaggacatttgagaaggtatctaacta contains:
- the LOC120089922 gene encoding aspartic proteinase 39 — encoded protein: MRVFSSLILAVAASVVLPATVVYCGFPVPLLSLHRAFPSSPPVQLETLRARDRVRHARILQGVVDFSVEGSSDPLLVGLYFTKVKLGTPPMEFTVQIDTGSDILWVNCNSCNGCPRSSGLGIQLNFFDASSSSSSSLISCSDPICNSAFQTTATQCLTQSNQCSYTFQYGDGSGTSGYYVSESMYFDMVMGHSMIANSSTTVVFGCSTYQSGDLTKSDHAIDGIFGFGPGGLSVISQLSARGITPKVFSHCLKGEGNGGGILVLGEVLEPGIVYSPLVPSQPHYNLYLESIAVNGQTLPIDPSVFATSINRGTIVDSGTTLAYLVEEAYTPFVNAITAAVSQSVTPTISKGNQCYLVSTSVGEIFPLVSLNFAGSASMVLKPEEYLMHLGFYDGAALWCIGFQKVQEGVTILGDLVMKDKIFVYDLARQRIGWANYDCSQAVNVSVTSGKNEFVNAGQLSVSGSTRDKLIQSLTMEALAMLMSVILFIHSHLL